A region from the uncultured Macellibacteroides sp. genome encodes:
- a CDS encoding FecR domain-containing protein — MKENYIYQILNQFFLNSYPPEIEKKVQKWIVNDKWITEKNNAMSVIWVEMEVASNDNTYKALDKVKNRIKQIENQKKHLRIRRMLLGSAAVIIPILLILGSYLYINQDPKMIEVATSINQQKQCTLADGTTILLNSCTKITYPSKFKDTTRIVTLEGEAYFSVASDSAKPFIVKTSNLSVRVLGTKFNISAYPTNDRTIATLNSGKIQVNIQSRKTNSKYILKPNQEIVINKIDNSVLINTVTGENSSWKDGSLVFQDATFNDIVNTIERRYGITVDYNKQAFLNTPYTIKFIHNESLEDILNVLQDVVGGFEYKKDNSKITIIKKGGNK, encoded by the coding sequence ATGAAAGAGAATTATATTTATCAAATACTCAACCAGTTCTTTTTAAACTCATATCCTCCTGAAATAGAGAAAAAGGTACAAAAATGGATTGTCAATGACAAATGGATTACTGAAAAGAATAATGCTATGTCTGTTATTTGGGTTGAAATGGAAGTCGCCTCGAATGATAATACCTATAAGGCATTGGATAAAGTAAAGAATAGAATTAAGCAAATAGAGAACCAAAAAAAGCATTTAAGAATACGCCGCATGCTGCTGGGAAGTGCTGCGGTTATTATCCCTATACTTTTGATATTGGGGAGTTACCTCTATATAAATCAGGATCCAAAAATGATAGAGGTGGCAACTTCCATCAACCAACAGAAACAATGCACATTGGCGGACGGTACAACCATTCTATTAAACTCTTGTACTAAAATAACCTACCCCTCTAAATTCAAAGACACTACCCGTATAGTGACTTTGGAAGGTGAAGCCTATTTTTCGGTAGCAAGTGATTCCGCAAAACCATTTATTGTAAAAACAAGCAATTTATCTGTAAGAGTTCTCGGTACTAAATTTAATATATCAGCTTACCCAACGAATGACCGAACCATTGCAACCCTTAATAGTGGAAAGATACAGGTGAATATCCAATCAAGAAAGACTAATAGTAAGTATATCCTTAAACCTAATCAGGAGATAGTGATTAACAAGATAGACAATTCAGTATTAATAAATACAGTTACAGGAGAAAACAGTAGTTGGAAAGATGGCTCGCTCGTATTTCAGGATGCCACGTTCAATGATATTGTGAATACGATTGAACGTCGATATGGTATAACTGTTGATTATAACAAGCAGGCGTTCCTGAATACACCATATACCATTAAGTTCATTCATAACGAAAGCCTTGAAGATATTTTGAACGTATTACAGGATGTTGTAGGTGGTTTTGAATATAAGAAAGATAATAGTAAAATAACCATCATTAAGAAAGGGGGTAATAAATAA
- a CDS encoding carboxypeptidase regulatory-like domain-containing protein — MKFKIRQNYTGYKITSLIIFLFISIHSIAQNEKLTISGRDITVKQIFEQIEAQSKYTVAYSKAQIDVDRKITIKVQNVNLKEVLEQTLKDSGFSYKINGLHIIIVPIPTNISQDILRQTIKGIVKDAASGSSIPYATVVLSNTNPQVGTTSDSLGRFRFNNIPIGRYDIQVSYLGYEPTAMKEILLTSVKEVNCDITLVESSQKLDEVVVRAKINKEHPLNSMALTGGHMISVEEANRFAGGLNDPARLATSFAGVAGTPGTNAIAIRGNSPQFSQWKMEGIEIPNPTHFADIAGVGGGLFSGLSSQVMGNSDFFNSAFPAEYSNALSGVFDMSIRNGNNEKFEHVVQIGLLGLDFASEGPINRKTGSSYIFNYRYSTTGLIGAFTENTGISYQDLTFKLNFPTRKAGTFSVWGIGLLDMNKADALKNHSEWETFADRQKSKTTMAKGAGGITHRYNLDSDAYLKTSLGATYSDNRPKIEQLLSQNSSYYLPVVDMKSTNLDIVLNSYFNKKYSSRHTNRSGITITGLLYDLDFNLSPNFGQNKPMQRIVKGNGEAIVLSAYSNSIFKLTDKLIANVGVNTQLFTLNSNWTVEPRLALKWNFNSKQSISFAYGLHSRREKLDYYYVKSTETGKDAVNKDLDFAKAHHFMLSYDLSLSENTHLKIEPYYQALFNVPVEPGTSFSIINHDTYYLDRQLVNEGKGRNYGVDITLERYLNKGYYYMLTGSVFKSEYLGGDNVWRNTRLDRGYLFNALGGKEWIWGKQRQHIFNTNIRLSYQGGDHYTPIDEAASLIEKDIIYDETKAFSRQFSPAFTVDLGVSYKLNKKRVSHEFELQFLNLTGYTGQHGYQYNEQKKVIEKIDVSNMLPNLSYKIQF, encoded by the coding sequence TTGAAATTCAAAATTAGGCAAAATTACACAGGCTATAAAATAACCAGCCTGATTATTTTCCTTTTTATCTCTATTCATTCAATTGCCCAAAATGAGAAATTAACAATTTCAGGGCGAGACATCACCGTAAAACAAATCTTTGAACAAATTGAAGCACAAAGTAAATACACAGTGGCCTATAGCAAAGCACAAATAGATGTAGACAGGAAGATAACAATAAAAGTCCAAAATGTCAATCTCAAAGAAGTGCTTGAACAAACACTAAAAGACAGCGGATTTTCTTATAAAATCAATGGATTGCATATTATTATTGTCCCAATACCTACTAATATTTCGCAAGATATTCTCCGACAAACTATCAAAGGGATTGTCAAAGATGCGGCATCAGGTTCTTCTATCCCATACGCTACTGTCGTTCTTTCAAATACCAATCCACAAGTAGGTACTACAAGTGATAGCTTGGGGCGTTTTAGGTTCAATAATATACCCATTGGCAGATATGATATTCAAGTGTCTTATTTGGGATATGAACCTACTGCAATGAAAGAAATTTTACTTACTTCAGTCAAAGAAGTGAACTGCGATATAACTTTGGTTGAAAGTTCCCAGAAGTTGGACGAAGTAGTGGTACGTGCAAAAATAAATAAAGAACATCCTCTCAATTCAATGGCTTTAACTGGGGGACATATGATTAGTGTTGAAGAAGCGAACCGATTTGCCGGCGGGCTGAATGATCCGGCTCGGCTCGCCACATCTTTTGCTGGCGTGGCAGGAACTCCGGGAACAAATGCGATTGCCATACGTGGTAATTCCCCGCAATTTTCGCAGTGGAAAATGGAAGGTATAGAAATACCGAATCCTACTCACTTTGCCGATATCGCAGGTGTAGGTGGTGGTCTGTTTTCAGGACTTAGTAGTCAGGTAATGGGTAATTCTGACTTCTTTAATAGTGCTTTTCCGGCAGAATACAGCAATGCCTTATCGGGAGTATTTGATATGTCTATCCGAAACGGGAATAATGAGAAGTTTGAGCACGTTGTTCAAATCGGGCTTTTGGGGCTTGATTTCGCTTCAGAGGGCCCTATAAATAGGAAAACCGGAAGTTCTTATATTTTCAACTACCGATATTCGACAACCGGACTAATAGGAGCTTTTACAGAAAATACAGGCATAAGCTATCAAGATCTTACTTTCAAACTGAATTTCCCAACGCGTAAAGCTGGAACATTCTCTGTTTGGGGGATAGGGTTACTGGATATGAATAAAGCTGATGCATTAAAAAATCACTCCGAGTGGGAAACGTTTGCTGACAGACAAAAGTCCAAAACAACAATGGCGAAAGGAGCAGGTGGAATTACGCATAGGTATAATTTAGATTCTGATGCTTATCTTAAAACATCTCTTGGTGCAACTTATTCAGATAATCGGCCCAAAATAGAACAGCTTCTTTCTCAAAATTCGTCCTACTATTTGCCTGTTGTAGATATGAAAAGCACCAATTTAGACATTGTTCTAAATTCTTATTTCAACAAAAAGTATAGCTCCCGGCATACCAACCGTTCTGGAATTACAATTACTGGGTTATTATATGATTTGGATTTTAACTTATCACCGAACTTCGGGCAAAATAAACCGATGCAAAGGATTGTGAAAGGTAATGGTGAAGCAATTGTATTATCGGCATATAGTAATTCTATATTCAAATTGACAGATAAATTGATTGCCAATGTGGGAGTAAACACCCAATTGTTTACTTTAAATTCAAATTGGACGGTAGAGCCCCGCTTGGCATTAAAGTGGAATTTCAATTCTAAACAATCTATCTCTTTTGCTTATGGATTACATAGTCGCCGTGAAAAGCTGGATTACTACTATGTAAAATCTACGGAAACAGGAAAAGATGCAGTGAATAAAGACCTGGACTTTGCCAAAGCACACCATTTTATGTTATCCTATGATTTAAGTCTTTCAGAAAACACCCATCTGAAAATAGAACCTTACTATCAGGCATTATTTAATGTACCTGTCGAACCGGGAACATCATTTTCTATCATTAACCACGACACCTACTACCTAGATCGTCAATTAGTTAATGAAGGGAAAGGCAGGAATTATGGTGTAGACATCACCTTAGAGCGTTATCTAAACAAAGGATATTATTATATGCTAACTGGTTCTGTCTTTAAGTCAGAATATCTTGGTGGTGATAATGTTTGGCGCAATACACGGCTTGACCGTGGCTATTTGTTCAACGCATTAGGCGGTAAAGAATGGATATGGGGCAAACAACGCCAACATATATTTAATACAAATATCCGTTTGTCTTATCAAGGTGGTGATCACTATACTCCTATTGATGAAGCTGCATCACTGATTGAAAAAGATATTATCTATGATGAAACAAAAGCCTTTAGTAGGCAGTTCTCACCGGCCTTTACAGTCGATTTAGGTGTCAGCTATAAGCTAAACAAGAAACGTGTATCTCACGAGTTTGAGCTTCAATTTCTGAATTTAACCGGATATACCGGACAACATGGATATCAATACAACGAACAGAAAAAAGTTATAGAAAAAATAGATGTAAGTAATATGTTACCTAATCTAAGTTATAAAATTCAGTTCTAA
- a CDS encoding MBL fold metallo-hydrolase, giving the protein MKKIMLITASVTILLSIITVLTLRQTKFGKLPSGERLERIKKSPNYKNGSFQNQSETPVMAEDASYYSVGKEFFFGEKKRVYPIDEIPTVKTDLLNLDKEEDILVWFGHSSYFMQIDGKRILVDPVLSESASPFSFTVKAFKGTSVYSPADIPEIDYLFISHDHWDHLDYETIMGLKPKINKVICGLGVGENFEYWGFSKDSIIELDWNEQVSLDSGFVANAVPARHFSGRGLKRNQTLWAAFVLQTPTMKFFLGGDGGYDKHFAEVGKKFGPIDLAIVENGQYDKNWKYIHLLPEDLLKAFRDLNAKQLLAVHSSKFALANHPWDEPLKKITKSSKKLSIKLLTPMIGDRVNLKDSTRTFTEWWNGIE; this is encoded by the coding sequence ATGAAGAAGATTATGCTTATTACAGCGTCTGTAACTATTTTGCTTTCTATTATAACTGTTCTGACTCTAAGACAGACTAAGTTTGGTAAATTACCATCGGGAGAGCGTTTAGAAAGAATTAAAAAGTCGCCGAACTATAAAAACGGGTCATTTCAGAATCAGAGTGAAACTCCTGTTATGGCAGAGGATGCCAGTTATTACTCCGTTGGTAAAGAATTCTTTTTTGGAGAAAAGAAGCGGGTTTACCCTATCGACGAAATTCCAACTGTAAAAACCGATTTGTTAAATCTGGATAAGGAGGAAGATATTTTGGTCTGGTTCGGGCATTCATCCTATTTTATGCAGATAGATGGCAAAAGAATCCTGGTCGATCCTGTTTTAAGTGAAAGCGCATCCCCATTTTCATTTACGGTCAAAGCTTTTAAAGGAACGTCGGTCTACAGCCCTGCCGATATACCGGAAATAGATTACCTGTTTATCTCGCACGACCATTGGGATCACCTTGATTATGAAACAATCATGGGATTGAAGCCAAAGATCAATAAAGTTATCTGCGGTCTTGGGGTGGGAGAAAATTTTGAATATTGGGGATTCAGCAAGGATTCGATCATTGAATTGGATTGGAACGAGCAGGTATCATTGGATAGCGGATTTGTTGCCAATGCAGTGCCGGCAAGACACTTTTCCGGACGCGGGTTAAAGCGAAACCAAACCCTTTGGGCAGCGTTTGTTTTACAGACACCTACTATGAAATTCTTTCTTGGTGGAGATGGTGGTTACGATAAACACTTTGCCGAGGTTGGAAAAAAGTTTGGCCCCATTGATTTAGCCATAGTAGAGAACGGTCAGTACGACAAGAATTGGAAGTATATTCATTTGTTGCCCGAAGATCTTCTAAAAGCGTTTCGTGATTTAAACGCTAAACAATTACTCGCTGTACATTCATCGAAATTTGCTTTGGCCAATCACCCATGGGACGAACCGTTGAAGAAAATTACTAAATCCAGCAAGAAACTTTCTATTAAACTTTTAACACCAATGATTGGCGATAGGGTGAATCTTAAAGACAGTACCCGGACATTTACAGAATGGTGGAATGGTATTGAATAG
- a CDS encoding RNA polymerase sigma-70 factor, with protein sequence MEISTIEALQHGDHKAFEEVFLAYYDKVKYLLTGLLKSESDAEELAQDIFVKLWMNHTSVDPNNAFSTYLYTITRNTALNFLKHKLVEENFKNSFNNLNEEEADSSDEILFAKEISLLVEMAVCGMPVQRRKIYQMSREKGISNIEIAEELGISKKTVENQISLALQEIKRVISAFLIFFL encoded by the coding sequence ATGGAAATATCAACCATTGAAGCATTGCAGCACGGCGATCATAAGGCTTTTGAAGAAGTGTTTTTAGCTTACTACGATAAGGTAAAATATCTCTTGACCGGACTTTTGAAGTCAGAAAGTGATGCCGAAGAACTGGCACAGGATATTTTCGTAAAGTTGTGGATGAATCACACATCTGTAGACCCAAACAACGCATTCAGTACCTATCTATATACCATTACAAGGAATACAGCTTTAAATTTTCTAAAGCATAAACTGGTCGAAGAGAATTTTAAGAACAGCTTTAATAACTTGAATGAAGAAGAAGCTGATAGTTCAGACGAAATACTATTTGCAAAGGAAATCAGCCTTTTAGTAGAAATGGCAGTATGCGGTATGCCAGTTCAAAGGAGAAAAATTTATCAAATGAGCCGGGAGAAAGGTATTTCCAATATTGAAATAGCCGAAGAGCTGGGAATATCAAAGAAAACAGTTGAAAATCAGATTAGTTTAGCTTTACAGGAAATCAAACGTGTTATTTCGGCTTTCTTGATATTCTTCCTATGA